A DNA window from Daucus carota subsp. sativus chromosome 3, DH1 v3.0, whole genome shotgun sequence contains the following coding sequences:
- the LOC108211111 gene encoding protein APEM9, with amino-acid sequence MSSTNSTWDEIDRSESYLVCCMYEEAESSSASLLKQLLKEGCDEIEIDAGEFNDMLESAGMVFVQSLNQLGRTSEILKELKMLFGSVSIIPIQVFLTGVCFQMQEGLSDVRESLEEFLSMWECVDDEHYIRASTEKDLDNLVGYGGPASIEVDKYLEVVEVYVVTLLAVLQRDLNFAISWVEKASLPEQKRQELLRRLNSMYAYKATSLSQGNSLKEQDVDTRSAMVSDNANLRSVSDNAAKETIMRLSKQRVPGISWFRNITLRFGNAELVISSRGILLGCLILLTYYFVRRKQADLKRVLKRQALNVKKAVTDLWQLAFSYQVNPLAAVQPLPPASHGGR; translated from the exons ATGAGTTCTACTAATTCAACCTGGGATGAAATCGATCGCTCCGAAAG CTATCTCGTGTGCTGTATGTACGAAGAAGCTGAATCATCATCAGCTTCTCTTCTCAAACAATTACTAAAAGAAGGATGTGATGAAATTGAAATTGATGCTGGTGAGTTTAATGATATGTTGGAATCAGCTGGTATGGTGTTCGTTCAATCCCTCAATCAGCTCGGGAG GACATCCGAAATCCTGAAGGAGCTCAAAATGTTATTTGGTTCAGTCAGCATTATACCTATCCAAGTTTTTCTAACAGG GGTCTGTTTTCAGATGCAAGAAGGCCTTTCTGATGTTCGAGAATCTCTTGAGGAATTTCTTAGCATGTGGGAATGTGTTGATGACGAACACTATATTCGTGCCAGTACCGAGAAGGATCTAGATAATTTGGTAGGATATGGCGGTCCTGCTTCGATAGAAGTCGACAAGTATCTTGAAGTTGTTGAGGTGTATGTTGTAACACTTCTTGCGGTGCTTCAGAGGGACCTTAACTTTGCCATATCTTGGGTTGAGAAAGCTTCATTACCCGAGCAAAAGCGACAG GAACTCTTAAGACGCCTGAACTCAATGTATGCTTATAAAGCCACCAGCTTGTCACAAGGCAATTCCTTAAAAGAACAAGATGTGGACACTAGATCAGCAATGGTATCTGACAACGCAAACTTACGATCTGTTAGTGACAATGCTGCCAAAGAAACAATTATGAGATTATCTAAACAGAGAGTTCCAGGAATCTCCTGGTTCAGGAATATCACTTTGAGGTTTGGCAATGCAGAGTTGGTTATATCAAGTAGAGGTATCCTACTAGGGTGTCTGATATTACTTACATATTATTTTGTCCGGAGAAAGCAGGCTGATTTAAAAAG GGTTCTAAAAAGACAAGCTCTAAATGTGAAGAAAGCCGTGACGGACTTGTGGCAGCTTGCATTTTCATACCAGGTGAACCCTTTAGCAGCTGTTCAGCCTCTCCCTCCTGCCTCACATGGAGGCCGATGA
- the LOC108211265 gene encoding sodium transporter HKT1, giving the protein MKLAMIRTSAKKLQFLLERLCTRVLNTFKFFKYLLRSFFDHLMFLFLHYVPPFWTHLLYFTFFSVSAFLFFKSSSYSSRPRDIDLFFTAVSAISLSSMSTVEMEVFSHFQLLILTFLMLIGGEVFLSLVKLQISKFEKKHTFPVTSLSEYSASNPELGLTEQDMTNTFEKSAEDRLRISSINCLSYSIVAYLLATHMISSFMISFYMESVPSAKQVLTQKGIKVSLFSVFAAISSFANCGFLPTNESMMVFKKNTTLLLILIPQCLVGSTLYPFFLQLLLSFLNTVTKRPELEYISKHYNKLGYTNLMSRRKSCSIAATVVGFVMIQFVIFAAMEWNNKGLFEGLDSYEKMVAILFQVTNTRHTGESVFDISTISPAVLALFVAMMYLPPYASLLSVKNGEKSSTIVDATASRRTKRKYVQLSELAYLAIFTILICISERKSIKEDPLNFSVFNIIFEVISAYGNVGFTMGYSCGRRIKSDESCKDAYYGFAGRWSDSGKGILILVMLFGRLKSLFYKGSAP; this is encoded by the exons ATGAAGCTAGCCATGATCAGAACAAGTGCCAAGAAACTACAGTTTCTGTTAGAGAGATTATGCACAAGAGTTTTAAATACATTCAAATTCTTCAAATATCTGTTAAGGTCTTTTTTTGATCATCTCATGTTCTTGTTCTTACATTATGTTCCTCCTTTCTGGACTCATCTCCTGTACTTCACCTTCTTCTCTGTCTCGGCCTTCTTATTCTTCAAGTCCTCGTCGTATTCGTCGAGGCCTAGAGACATCGATTTGTTCTTCACGGCCGTCTCTGCCATCTCTCTGTCGAGCATGTCGACAGTCGAGATGGAAGTTTTTTCTCATTTTCAGCTACTCATATTGACATTCTTAATGCTAATAGGTGGAGAAGTATTTCTTTCCCTTGTTAAACTTCAAATATCGAAATTCGAGAAGAAACATACATTCCCTGTGACTTCTCTATCTGAATACTCTGCTTCTAATCCTGAGCTAGGATTGACAGAGCAAGATATGACTAATACATTTGAAAAATCCGCTGAGGACAGATTGCGGATCTCTTCTATAAATTGTTTGAGTTATTCTATCGTGGCGTATTTGCTTGCAACTCATATGATCAGCTCCTTCATGATTTCCTTCTACATGGAGTCTGTCCCGAGTGCAAAACAAGTCCTTACCCAAAAAGGGATCAAGGTCAGTTTATTTTCAGTTTTCGCCGCGATTTCTTCCTTCGCAAACTGTGGTTTCCTTCCTACAAACGAGAGCATGATGGTGTTCAAGAAAAACACAACCCTTCTCCTGATTTTAATCCCCCAGTGTCTTGTGGGAAGCACCTTATACCCCTTTTTCCTACAACTCCTCCTCAGTTTCCTCAACACCGTCACGAAAAGGCCGGAACTGGAATACATTTCGAAACACTACAACAAACTGGGCTACACCAATTTAATGTCTAGGAGGAAAAGTTGTTCTATTGCAGCAACTGTGGTCGGATTTGTTATGATTCAGTTTGTTATTTTCGCGGCGATGGAGTGGAACAACAAGGGCTTATTCGAAGGCCTTGATTCTTACGAGAAGATGGTAGCGATACTATTTCAAGTCACGAACACAAGGCACACCGGTGAAAGTGTGTTCGATATTTCAACTATTTCTCCAGCTGTCCTCGCTTTGTTTGTCGCTATGAT GTATCTTCCTCCATATGCTTCACTTTTGTCGGTTAAAAACGGTGAAAAATCTTCAACAATTGTGGACGCAACTGCAAGTAGGAGAACCAAAAGGAAATATGTGCAGCTCTCGGAGCTCGCTTATTTAGCCATCTTCACGATACTCATCTGCATATCTGAGAGAAAGAGCATCAAGGAAGATCCACTAAATTTTAGtgtgttcaacatcatcttcGAAGTGATTag TGCATATGGCAACGTGGGATTCACTATGGGATATAGCTGCGGAAGACGAATAAAATCAGATGAAAGTTGCAAAGACGCGTATTATGGATTCGCAGGAAGATGGTCTGACAGCGGGAAAGGCATTCTCATTCTTGTCATGCTCTTTGGTCGCCTTAAATCCTTGTTTTACAAGGGGAGTGCTCCTTGA
- the LOC108213999 gene encoding pollen receptor-like kinase 4, with translation MALVNHNVAARLLPCALVLLSVTLNLAITAFSAPTEAEVLLKFKASLGDSVAALSSWDPAKPPCPGGSWAGVLCQDASVWGLKLQNMGLKGKFDMEILKDLPLLRTISIMQNEFEGAFPNVRAISALKSIYFADNKFFGEIKADAFDKMTGLKKIDISHNQLTGSIPTSLTTLPLLTELKLQQNSFTGQIPNFQQDRLTLFNVSANQLDGPIPDKLTKLDATAFMGNDELCGGPMPPCPSPTKVPVGTIILCVLLAVAALASIFVAIGILRRRKEDPVAQNQNVPPASQVHKKGPSVDMDSVEKGVPPAESEPVKNSNQISVRLTFLREDVEKFDLPDLLKASAEILGSGVFGSTFKAAIGASRRVMVVKRFRQMNNVGREEFQEHMRRLGRLRHNNVLPLVAFYYRKEEKLLVTEYIDNANLSVYLHGNRGRGVPSLDWPKRLKIVKGVARGLLYLYNELPSIVAPHGHLKSANVLLNDSWEPLLTDYALSPIVNQDQAHELMIAYRSPEYKQQSRITKKTDVWSLGVLILEVLTGRYPSNTSPKERGNETDLAAWVQSIDRADWKAEVFDKEMAGKKNREDQLIKLLEVALGCCEPDMEKRWEIKEAVERIEKIKE, from the exons ATGGCCCTCGTAAACCACAACGTTGCTGCTCGGTTGCTCCCTTGTGCTCTCGTCCTGCTATCTGTTACATTAAATCTTGCTATCACCGCGTTTTCAGCTCCCACCGAAGCTGAAGTCCTCCTCAAGTTCAAAGCTTCGTTGGGTGACAGTGTTGCTGCATTGTCGAGTTGGGATCCTGCTAAACCTCCATGTCCAGGTGGTTCTTGGGCAGGTGTTCTTTGTCAAGATGCCAGCGTATGGGGATTGAAACTACAGAATATGGGATTGAAGGGTAAATTTGACATGGAAATCTTGAAAGATTTGCCTCTTTTGAGAACTATCAGTATAATGCAAAACGAATTTGAAGGAGCATTCCCAAATGTGAGGGCTATAAGTGCACTCAAATCCATTTATTTCGCCGACAATAAATTTTTTGGGGAAATCAAAGCAGATGCTTTTGACAAGATGACTGGACTAAAGAAGATTGATATATCACATAATCAGTTAACAGGTTCGATTCCAACATCGCTGACAACCTTACCATTGCTTACGGAATTGAAGCTTCAACAAAACTCTTTTACTGGTCAGATACCAAATTTTCAACAAGACAGGCTAACACTTTTCAATGTATCCGCCAATCAATTAGATGGTCCGATCCCTGACAAACTCACAAAACTCGACGCAACTGCATTTATGG GCAACGACGAACTCTGCGGTGGGCCCATGCCTCCATGTCCTTCTCCGACAAAAGTACCAGTTGGAACCATTATCCTTTGTGTATTACTTGCAGTGGCAGCACTGGCGTCAATATTTGTGGCTATTGGCATCCTTCGGCGTCGTAAAGAAGACCCTGTAGCACAAAACCAAAACGTCCCACCTGCATCGCAAGTCCACAAGAAAGGACCCTCTGTGGATATGGACAGCGTGGAAAAAGGAGTGCCTCCTGCAGAAAGTGAACCTGTCAAGAACAGTAATCAAATTAGTGTGAGGTTGACATTCTTGCGAGAAGATGTAGAGAAATTTGACTTGCCTGACTTATTGAAAGCCTCTGCTGAAATATTGGGGAGCGGGGTTTTTGGATCTACGTTCAAAGCAGCTATTGGAGCCTCTCGCCGGGTTATGGTTGTGAAGAGATTTAGACAAATGAATAATGTGGGAAGAGAAGAGTTCCAGGAGCATATGAGAAGGTTGGGAAGGTTGAGACACAACAACGTGCTTCCTCTTGTGGCATTTTACtatagaaaagaagaaaagcttTTGGTTACAGAATACATTGACAATGCAAACTTGTCTGTGTATCTACATG GAAATCGCGGTCGCGGAGTACCTAGCCTAGACTGGCCAAAGCGGTTGAAAATTGTGAAAGGTGTAGCCAGAGGACTTCTGTACCTTTACAACGAGCTACCAAGCATAGTCGCACCTCATGGTCACCTCAAATCTGCGAATGTTCTTCTCAACGATTCGTGGGAACCTCTACTCACCGACTATGCCTTATCTCCCATAGTTAACCAAGATCAAGCACATGAGCTCATGATCGCATACAGGTCACCCGAATATAAGCAACAAAGCCGCATAACCAAAAAAACGGATGTTTGGAGCCTCGGAGTTTTGATCCTAGAAGTCCTAACAGGAAGATACCCATCAAATACCTCGCCAAAGGAAAGGGGAAATGAGACCGATTTGGCAGCTTGGGTTCAATCTATTGATAGAGCGGACTGGAAGGCTGAAGTGTTTGATAAAGAGATGGCAGGCAAAAAAAACCGTGAAGATCAGTTGATAAAGCTTTTAGAAGTAGCTTTGGGTTGTTGTGAACCAGACATGGAAAAGAGGTGGGAGATCAAAGAGGCGGTTGAGAGGATTGAAAAGATAAAGGAATAG